In the genome of Magnolia sinica isolate HGM2019 chromosome 2, MsV1, whole genome shotgun sequence, one region contains:
- the LOC131233316 gene encoding uncharacterized protein LOC131233316 isoform X1, translated as MGWKPSFRSKAAHFVSDLTTVLINPISSDEPSKPLEDEMEMNSREKSVAEGDSKVPVDEPDTSSFTAFLVSLLSSSEPGKHSNEELSEHHAEMAELASDSGTRENSGKRSLISVGKQSLSRAISKAARFGGYRHQSVDKKVDRVMKNDDPKDLKPIVHELRPIQELKENESHLNLPDISEPSALLSENTRNALYISLPALVRERKWVLLYSTWRHGISLSTLYRRSMLCPGHCLLVVGDKRGAIFGGLVEAPLRPTNKRKYQGTNNTFVFTNISSHPVIFRPTGANRYFTLCSGNFLALGGGSHFALYLDGDLLSGSSSSSETFGNSCLAHSEDFDVKEVELWGFAYASKYEEILALCRREDPGICRW; from the exons ATGGGTTGGAAACCATCGTTTCGGAGTAAAGCAGCCCATTTCGTATCTGATCTTACAACGGTGCTCATCAACCCTATCTCATCTGATGAACCCTCAAAACCTCTT GAGGATGAAATGGAGATGAACAGTCGAGAAAAATCGGTTGCAGAAGGGGATTCAAAGGTTCCAGTTGATGaacccgatacatcttcgttTACAGCATTCCTCGTCTCTTTATTGTCATCTTCAGAACCTGGCAAGCATTCTAACGAGGAACTCTCTGAGCATCATGCTGAAATGGCAGAGTTGGCCTCAGATTCAGGAACCAGGGAAAATAGTGGTAAGAGGTCTCTAATTTCTGTTGGGAAACAATCACTTAGCAGAGCTATTTCCAAGGCAGCAAGGTTTGGTGGGTATAGGCATCAAAGTGTGGACAAAAAGGTTGATCGTGTCATGAAAAACGATGACCCAAAGGATTTGAAACCTATTGTGCATGAACTGAGGCCTATTCAGGAGCTAAAGGAGAATGAGTCACATCTTAATCTCCCGGATATTTCTGAGCCCTCAGCACTTCTTTCAGAGAATACACGAAATGCTCTTTACATATCACTGCCAGCATTGGTTCGAGAGAGGAAGTGGGTGTTGCTGTACAG TACTTGGAGGCATGGGATATCTCTTTCAACCCTATACAGAAGAAGCATGCTTTGCCCCGGTCACTGTCTGCTG GTTGTTGGGGATAAAAGAGGTGCCATTTTTGGTGGTTTAGTTGAGGCACCTTTGAGACCAACCAATAAAAGGAAGTATCAG GGGACAAATAACACCTTTGTCTTCACAAATATATCAAGTCATCCTGTTATATTTCGCCCAACAG GCGCAAATCGGTATTTCACTCTTTGCTCTGGCAATTTCTTAGCTTTGGGTGGGGGTAGTCACTTTGCGCTTTATTTGGACGGTGATCT GTTGAGTGGGTCAAGTTCTTCTTCAGAGACCTTTGGCAATTCCTGTCTTGCGCACTCTGAAGACTTTGATGTTAAGGAGGTTGAG CTGTGGGGCTTCGCGTATGCTTCTAAGTATGAAGAAATACTAGCCTTATGTCGGAGAGAGGACCCTGGGATTTGCAGATGGTGA
- the LOC131233316 gene encoding uncharacterized protein LOC131233316 isoform X2 — protein MEMNSREKSVAEGDSKVPVDEPDTSSFTAFLVSLLSSSEPGKHSNEELSEHHAEMAELASDSGTRENSGKRSLISVGKQSLSRAISKAARFGGYRHQSVDKKVDRVMKNDDPKDLKPIVHELRPIQELKENESHLNLPDISEPSALLSENTRNALYISLPALVRERKWVLLYSTWRHGISLSTLYRRSMLCPGHCLLVVGDKRGAIFGGLVEAPLRPTNKRKYQGTNNTFVFTNISSHPVIFRPTGANRYFTLCSGNFLALGGGSHFALYLDGDLLSGSSSSSETFGNSCLAHSEDFDVKEVELWGFAYASKYEEILALCRREDPGICRW, from the exons ATGGAGATGAACAGTCGAGAAAAATCGGTTGCAGAAGGGGATTCAAAGGTTCCAGTTGATGaacccgatacatcttcgttTACAGCATTCCTCGTCTCTTTATTGTCATCTTCAGAACCTGGCAAGCATTCTAACGAGGAACTCTCTGAGCATCATGCTGAAATGGCAGAGTTGGCCTCAGATTCAGGAACCAGGGAAAATAGTGGTAAGAGGTCTCTAATTTCTGTTGGGAAACAATCACTTAGCAGAGCTATTTCCAAGGCAGCAAGGTTTGGTGGGTATAGGCATCAAAGTGTGGACAAAAAGGTTGATCGTGTCATGAAAAACGATGACCCAAAGGATTTGAAACCTATTGTGCATGAACTGAGGCCTATTCAGGAGCTAAAGGAGAATGAGTCACATCTTAATCTCCCGGATATTTCTGAGCCCTCAGCACTTCTTTCAGAGAATACACGAAATGCTCTTTACATATCACTGCCAGCATTGGTTCGAGAGAGGAAGTGGGTGTTGCTGTACAG TACTTGGAGGCATGGGATATCTCTTTCAACCCTATACAGAAGAAGCATGCTTTGCCCCGGTCACTGTCTGCTG GTTGTTGGGGATAAAAGAGGTGCCATTTTTGGTGGTTTAGTTGAGGCACCTTTGAGACCAACCAATAAAAGGAAGTATCAG GGGACAAATAACACCTTTGTCTTCACAAATATATCAAGTCATCCTGTTATATTTCGCCCAACAG GCGCAAATCGGTATTTCACTCTTTGCTCTGGCAATTTCTTAGCTTTGGGTGGGGGTAGTCACTTTGCGCTTTATTTGGACGGTGATCT GTTGAGTGGGTCAAGTTCTTCTTCAGAGACCTTTGGCAATTCCTGTCTTGCGCACTCTGAAGACTTTGATGTTAAGGAGGTTGAG CTGTGGGGCTTCGCGTATGCTTCTAAGTATGAAGAAATACTAGCCTTATGTCGGAGAGAGGACCCTGGGATTTGCAGATGGTGA